ATGCACCTAAAGCTGGATCATCTTTTTGGGCTCTCCCAGATAGGCGATTGCATCTAAAACCGCGATCGCGACGAATGATATTTAATTAAATTAGATTTTGGGCAACAGAGAATCAGGTAAGTCATCAAAATCGCGCTTAACAGCTTGGCAAAACTTTTTAGTTTGGTCTAAAGTCATGGTCGGTTCGGCCAGCCCCTTTTCCCAACGGCGGACAGTAGATACTGCTATACCGATCTCTCTGGCCAACTGTTCTTGAGTCAGATTAGCATTACGTCTTAATTTTTTCA
This Pleurocapsa minor HA4230-MV1 DNA region includes the following protein-coding sequences:
- a CDS encoding helix-turn-helix domain-containing protein, with the translated sequence KKLRRNANLTQEQLAREIGIAVSTVRRWEKGLAEPTMTLDQTKKFCQAVKRDFDDLPDSLLPKI